The following are encoded in a window of Trichormus variabilis 0441 genomic DNA:
- a CDS encoding FeoC-like transcriptional regulator yields MILSELQQFLTQHKKASLADMQLHFRMDGDALRGMLSKLIRKGRVRKMEDGKKCGGCHSCEPEAIEFYEWVVVHT; encoded by the coding sequence ATGATTTTAAGTGAACTACAACAATTCCTTACCCAACACAAAAAAGCCTCTCTTGCAGATATGCAACTGCATTTTCGCATGGATGGAGACGCTTTACGAGGAATGCTGAGTAAGCTAATCCGTAAAGGTCGAGTCCGCAAAATGGAGGATGGTAAAAAGTGTGGTGGATGTCACAGTTGTGAACCAGAAGCGATTGAATTTTATGAATGGGTTGTAGTGCATACCTAA
- the hypB gene encoding hydrogenase nickel incorporation protein HypB, giving the protein MCVTCGCSDDAEVKIINTETNEVAIISSQDEHHYHTHTSPKDTAIAHSHNHDSHHVHTHTLPDGTVVTHSHSHNSISEASQIHAQVHSTTISLEQDILAKNNLIAAQNRGWFKGRNIIALNLMSSPGSGKTTLLTRTINDLKHQLSISVIEGDQETINDAKKIKETGCKVVQINTGTGCHLDAAMVERGLQQLNPPLNSVVMIENVGNLVCPALFDLGEQAKVVILSVTEGEDKPIKYPHMFRASEVMILTKIDLLPHVQFDVQRCIEYAQQVNPQIQVFQVSALTGTGLESWYKCLSQRVSN; this is encoded by the coding sequence ATGTGTGTAACCTGCGGTTGTTCTGATGATGCTGAAGTCAAAATCATCAACACTGAAACAAATGAAGTAGCAATAATTAGCTCCCAAGATGAGCATCATTACCACACTCATACTTCACCTAAAGATACAGCGATCGCCCATTCTCACAATCATGATTCTCATCATGTTCACACTCACACTTTACCAGATGGCACTGTAGTTACGCATTCTCACAGTCATAATTCCATCTCAGAAGCATCTCAGATTCATGCTCAAGTACACAGCACAACTATATCTTTAGAACAAGATATCTTAGCAAAAAATAATTTAATAGCAGCCCAAAATCGGGGATGGTTTAAAGGTCGCAACATCATTGCTTTAAATCTAATGAGTTCTCCAGGTTCAGGAAAAACAACACTATTGACTCGCACTATTAATGATTTAAAACATCAGTTGTCTATCAGTGTTATTGAGGGAGATCAAGAAACGATTAATGATGCTAAGAAAATAAAAGAGACAGGCTGTAAAGTAGTACAAATTAACACAGGTACAGGCTGTCATTTAGATGCAGCAATGGTAGAAAGGGGTTTGCAACAATTAAATCCACCTTTGAATTCAGTCGTGATGATTGAGAATGTTGGTAACTTAGTTTGTCCAGCATTATTTGATTTAGGCGAACAGGCAAAAGTTGTCATTCTCTCTGTGACTGAAGGCGAAGATAAGCCAATTAAATATCCGCATATGTTCCGCGCTAGTGAGGTGATGATTCTCACCAAAATTGATTTACTACCTCATGTGCAGTTTGACGTTCAGCGTTGTATAGAATACGCCCAGCAAGTCAATCCTCAAATTCAGGTTTTTCAAGTTTCAGCGTTAACTGGAACTGGGTTAGAGAGTTGGTATAAGTGCTTATCACAAAGGGTTAGTAACTGA